From Nicotiana tabacum cultivar K326 chromosome 20, ASM71507v2, whole genome shotgun sequence, one genomic window encodes:
- the LOC107815304 gene encoding hydroxyphenylpyruvate reductase-like yields the protein MEKMGVLMTCPMFSYLEEQLNKRFNLFRFWLTPNKAEFLTQNGDSVRAVVGNAFFGADSELIGALPNLEIVSTYSVGLDKIDLGKCKERGIRVTNTPDVLTDDVADTAIGLALTTLRKICVADGFVRRGLWKNGDFELTTKFSGKLVGIIGLGRIGSAIAKRAEAFGCPISYHSRSKKPNINYKYYSTVVDLAANSEILIVACALTEETRHIVTRKVLDALGPKGILINIGRGAHVDESELVAALIEGRIGGAGLDVYQTEPEVPEQLFGLENVVLLSHAASDTVETCTAMADLVAANLEAHFLHKPLLTPVL from the exons atggagaaaatgggAGTATTGATGACATGTCCAATGTTTTCCTACTTagaagaacaactcaacaagcgTTTTAACCTCTTCAGATTCTGGTTAACTCCTAACAAAGCCGAGTTCTTGACTCAGAACGGCGACTCAGTCCGAGCAGTTGTCGGAAACGCATTTTTCGGTGCTGACTCGGAACTCATAGGCGCATTGCCAAACTTGGAAATCGTATCAACTTACAGTGTGGGTTTAGATAAGATTGATTTGGGTAAATGTAAAGAAAGAGGGATTAGAGTAACTAATACTCCCGATGTGCTGACGGATGACGTGGCGGATACAGCAATTGGACTGGCATTAACGACTTTGAGGAAAATTTGTGTTGCTGATGGGTTTGTGAGACGCGGATTGTGGAAAAATGGCGATTTTGAGCTGACAACTAAG TTCAGTGGTAAATTGGTTGGCATAATTGGATTGGGCAGAATTGGTTCAGCAATAGCAAAGAGAGCTGAAGCTTTTGGATGCCCGATTAGCTACCACTCCAGATCAAAGAAACCAAACATAAACTACAAATACTACTCTACTGTAGTCGATTTGGCTGCAAATTCTGAAATCCTTATTGTTGCATGCGCTTTGACTGAAGAAACACGACACATTGTCACTAGAAAAGTGCTTGATGCATTAGGTCCAAAGGGCATTCTAATCAACATCGGACGAGGTGCACACGTAGATGAATCTGAACTTGTAGCTGCACTGATTGAAGGTCGTATTGGTGGGGCTGGTCTTGATGTTTATCAGACTGAACCAGAGGTTCCTGAACAATTGTTCGGACTGGAGAACGTTGTTTTATTGTCCCATGCTGCAAGTGATACAGTAGAAACTTGCACAGCCATGGCTGACCTTGTTGCTGCAAACCTGGAAGCTCATTTTCTTCACAAACCATTGTTGACTCCTGTGCTTTGA
- the LOC107775494 gene encoding sulfite exporter TauE/SafE family protein 3 isoform X2 — translation MEQLMTLNQATLLSYSILCYKRELEFGWRVIVGSVIGFFAAAFGSVGGVGGGGIFVPMLTLIIGFDPKTSTAISKCMITGAAGATVYYNLKLRHPTLDLPIIDYDLALLLQPMLLLGISIGVVLNTLFADWMVTVLLIILFIATSTKSFFKGVETWKKETIIKKEVSRRLASSNAGAGDATYKLLPGGPTNGVRVRNDGYKTPEVSIVENVYWKDFAVILAVWVILLLLHLFKNYTPTCSTTYWILNLLQVPVAVGASAYEAVCLYKGTRVVMSSGEAVITWKVHQLILYCCCGILAGIVGGLLGLGGGFILGPLFLELGIPPQVSSATATFVMIFSSSMSAIQYYLLRRFPVPYALYFVAVATVAALVGQHVVRKIISIVGRASVIIFVLAFTIFVSALTLGGFGIADTIRRIKEGQYMGFDNICAYSP, via the exons ATGGAACAGCTGATGACTTTGAATCAGGCTACTTTGTTAAGCTATTCAATCTTATGCTACAAAAGG GAATTGGAATTTGGGTGGAGAGTAATTGTTGGTTCAGTTATCGGATTCTTTGCTGCTGCTTTTGGGAGTGTAGGAGGTGTTGGCGGTGGTGGTATCTTTGTTCCTATGCTTACTTTGATCATTGGGTTTGATCCGAAAACATCAACTGCAATATCAAAAT GTATGATAACTGGTGCAGCAGGGGCAACTGTGTACTACAACCTCAAGCTAAGGCATCCAACACTTGACCTGCCCATCATTGATTATGATCTAGCTCTTCTTTTACAACCAATGCTGTTGCTAGGGATCAGTATTGGAGTTGTTCTCAACACACTTTTTGCTGACTGGATGGTTACAGTCTTGTTGATCATTCTTTTCATAG CTACATCAACCAAGTCATTCTTCAAGGGTGTTGAGACATGGAAAAAAGAAACCATAATTAAAAAG GAGGTCTCCAGACGCTTGGCATCTAGCA ATGCTGGTGCCGGAGATGCTACATACAAACTTCTACCTGGAGGTCCAACTAATGGTGTCAGAGTTAGAAATGACGGATATAAAACACCGGAG GTCTCTATTGTTGAGAATGTGTATTGGAAGGATTTCGCCGTAATTCTTGCCGTGTGGGTCATTCTCCTGCTTCTGCATCTCTTCAAG AATTATACACCAACTTGTTCAACAACATATTGGATACTAAACCTCTTACAG GTTCCTGTTGCTGTCGGAGCTTCTGCATATGAAGCAGTTTGCTTGTATAAGGGAACGAGGGTGGTCATGTCAAGTGGTGAAGCAGTAATAACCTGGAAAGTGCATCAGCTGATACTTTACTGTTGTTGTGGCATTTTGGCTGGTATAGTTGGTGGGCTGCTAGGTCTTGGCGGAGGATTCATTTTGGGCCCGTTGTTTCTAGAGCTAGGGATTCCTCCCCAG GTATCTAGTGCCACTGCTACCTTTGTGATGATATTCTCCTCCTCCATGTCCGCCATTCAATATTACCTGCTAAGGCGCTTTCCAGTACCATATG CTCTGTATTTTGTTGCTGTGGCCACGGTTGCTGCCTTGGTTGGACAGCATGTTGTACGAAAAATAATAAGTATAGTTGGTAGAGCATCTGTGATTATCTTTGTTTTGGCCTTCACTATCTTTGTCAGCGCACTCACATTAG GTGGCTTTGGTATTGCAGACACGATTAGGAGGATCAAGGAAGGGCAGTATATGGGGTTTGATAACATCTGTGCATATAGTCCTTAA
- the LOC107775494 gene encoding sulfite exporter TauE/SafE family protein 3 isoform X1, with the protein MAEIGLKLKALTRYGVGVIGFLVLAFALFASAEQIGIRGSLDKNGTADDFESGYFVKLFNLMLQKGKMHYHHFWPELEFGWRVIVGSVIGFFAAAFGSVGGVGGGGIFVPMLTLIIGFDPKTSTAISKCMITGAAGATVYYNLKLRHPTLDLPIIDYDLALLLQPMLLLGISIGVVLNTLFADWMVTVLLIILFIATSTKSFFKGVETWKKETIIKKEVSRRLASSNAGAGDATYKLLPGGPTNGVRVRNDGYKTPEVSIVENVYWKDFAVILAVWVILLLLHLFKNYTPTCSTTYWILNLLQVPVAVGASAYEAVCLYKGTRVVMSSGEAVITWKVHQLILYCCCGILAGIVGGLLGLGGGFILGPLFLELGIPPQVSSATATFVMIFSSSMSAIQYYLLRRFPVPYALYFVAVATVAALVGQHVVRKIISIVGRASVIIFVLAFTIFVSALTLGGFGIADTIRRIKEGQYMGFDNICAYSP; encoded by the exons ATGGCTGAAATTGGATTAAAGTTGAAGGCTTTGACAAGATATGGAGTTGGGGTGATTGGTTTTCTTGTTCTAGCTTTTGCCCTTTTCGCGTCTGCTGAGCAAATTGGGATTAGAGGCTCTCTAGATAAAAATGGAACAGCTGATGACTTTGAATCAGGCTACTTTGTTAAGCTATTCAATCTTATGCTACAAAAGGGTAAAATGCATTACCATCATTTTTGGCCC GAATTGGAATTTGGGTGGAGAGTAATTGTTGGTTCAGTTATCGGATTCTTTGCTGCTGCTTTTGGGAGTGTAGGAGGTGTTGGCGGTGGTGGTATCTTTGTTCCTATGCTTACTTTGATCATTGGGTTTGATCCGAAAACATCAACTGCAATATCAAAAT GTATGATAACTGGTGCAGCAGGGGCAACTGTGTACTACAACCTCAAGCTAAGGCATCCAACACTTGACCTGCCCATCATTGATTATGATCTAGCTCTTCTTTTACAACCAATGCTGTTGCTAGGGATCAGTATTGGAGTTGTTCTCAACACACTTTTTGCTGACTGGATGGTTACAGTCTTGTTGATCATTCTTTTCATAG CTACATCAACCAAGTCATTCTTCAAGGGTGTTGAGACATGGAAAAAAGAAACCATAATTAAAAAG GAGGTCTCCAGACGCTTGGCATCTAGCA ATGCTGGTGCCGGAGATGCTACATACAAACTTCTACCTGGAGGTCCAACTAATGGTGTCAGAGTTAGAAATGACGGATATAAAACACCGGAG GTCTCTATTGTTGAGAATGTGTATTGGAAGGATTTCGCCGTAATTCTTGCCGTGTGGGTCATTCTCCTGCTTCTGCATCTCTTCAAG AATTATACACCAACTTGTTCAACAACATATTGGATACTAAACCTCTTACAG GTTCCTGTTGCTGTCGGAGCTTCTGCATATGAAGCAGTTTGCTTGTATAAGGGAACGAGGGTGGTCATGTCAAGTGGTGAAGCAGTAATAACCTGGAAAGTGCATCAGCTGATACTTTACTGTTGTTGTGGCATTTTGGCTGGTATAGTTGGTGGGCTGCTAGGTCTTGGCGGAGGATTCATTTTGGGCCCGTTGTTTCTAGAGCTAGGGATTCCTCCCCAG GTATCTAGTGCCACTGCTACCTTTGTGATGATATTCTCCTCCTCCATGTCCGCCATTCAATATTACCTGCTAAGGCGCTTTCCAGTACCATATG CTCTGTATTTTGTTGCTGTGGCCACGGTTGCTGCCTTGGTTGGACAGCATGTTGTACGAAAAATAATAAGTATAGTTGGTAGAGCATCTGTGATTATCTTTGTTTTGGCCTTCACTATCTTTGTCAGCGCACTCACATTAG GTGGCTTTGGTATTGCAGACACGATTAGGAGGATCAAGGAAGGGCAGTATATGGGGTTTGATAACATCTGTGCATATAGTCCTTAA
- the LOC107815302 gene encoding hydroxyphenylpyruvate reductase, whose translation METIGVLMACSMSSYLEQELDKRFNLLRYWNFSDKKEFINNYSHLIRAVVGHAGAGAGAELIEALPKLEIVSSFSVGLDKIDLNKCKEKGIRVTNTPHVLTDDVADLAIGLMLAVLRRICECDRYVKKRLWKAGDFKLTSKFSGKTVGIIGLGRIGLAIAKRAEAFGCLISYYARAEKPDTNYKYYPTVVQLATNCEILVVACALTPESRYIVNHEVIDALGAKGILINIGRGPHVDEKELVSALLDGRLGGTGLDVFENEPEVPEQLFGLENVVLLPHVASGIKEMRKEMADIVIGNLEAHFQNKPLLTPVA comes from the exons ATGGAAACCATAGGAGTACTAATGGCATGTTCAATGTCATCATACTTAGAACAAGAACTTGACAAGCGATTCAACCTCTTACGTTACTGGAACTTCTCCGACAAGAAAGAATTCATCAACAACTACTCGCATTTAATACGCGCTGTTGTGGGTCACGCtggtgctggtgctggtgctgAACTTATCGAGGCGTTGCCTAAGCTAGAAATTGTGTCCAGTTTCAGTGTTGGATTGGATAAGATTGATTTGAACAAGTGTAAAGAGAAGGGTATTAGAGTGACAAATACACCTCATGTGTTAACTGATGATGTTGCTGACCTTGCTATTGGATTAATGTTGGCTGTGCTTAGGAGGATTTGCGAGTGTGATCGCTATGTTAAGAAGAGATTGTGGAAAGCTGGTGACTTCAAGTTGACTTCTAAG TTTAGTGGCAAAACAGTTGGTATAATAGGATTAGGGAGGATTGGCTTAGCAATTGCAAAGAGAGCAGAAGCTTTTGGTTGTCTAATCAGTTACTACGCGAGAGCAGAAAAACCAGATACAAATTACAAGTATTATCCAACTGTAGTCCAGTTGGCTACTAACTGTGAGATCCTAGTCGTGGCATGTGCACTAACTCCTGAGAGTCGTTACATTGTCAACCACGAAGTAATTGATGCATTAGGTGCAAAGGGAATTCTTATCAATATCGGAAGGGGTCCTCATGTTGACGAAAAAGAACTAGTATCTGCTCTTCTTGATGGTCGATTAGGAGGCACTGGCCTTGACGTGTTTGAGAATGAACCTGAAGTACCTGAGCAGTTATTTGGGCTTGAGAATGTAGTCCTGTTGCCTCATGTAGCCAGTGGCATAAAGGAAATGCGCAAGGAAATGGCTGACATTGTTATTGGAAACTTAGAAGCTCACTTTCAGAACAAACCATTGTTAACTCCAGTGGCTTAG
- the LOC107815305 gene encoding uncharacterized protein LOC107815305, with protein MLEGKALIEDTDMPVKMQIQAMACASQALDVYDVLDCKSIAAHIKKEFDKKYGGGWQCVVGSNFGCFFTHTKGTFIYFTLETLNFLIFKGASSPPSSP; from the exons ATGTTAGAAGGCAAAGCTCTGATTGAAGATACAGATATGCCAGTGAAGATGCAGATCCAAGCCATGGCCTGTGCTTCTCAAGCTCTTGATGTTTATGATGTTTTAGACTGCAAATCCATTGCTGCTCACATTAAGAAG GAATTTGACAAGAAATATGGAGGTGGATGGCAGTGTGTGGTGGGATCAAACTTTGGGTGTTTCTTTACTCATACTAAAGGAACATTTATCTATTTCACCTTGGAGACTCTTAATTTTCTCATCTTCAAAGGAGCATCTTCTCCTCCATCTTCTCCTTGA